The sequence TACACCAGAGGCGCTAGCTCATAATATAAAATCAAAATTATACAATGATATTGGGCAGTTTATTACCTGCTCTATCGGTATGGCTGCTAATCGACAGCTTGCAAAAATTGCGTGTAAGGCAGGCAAGAAAAATGATGGTCAGCAATATGGTGATGGACTAGCAGTTTGGCACCCGCAAATTATGCCAGAACCTTTACTAAAAATTCCGATGGAAGATATTCCGGGGATTGGTAATCGTATGAAATTTCGGTTGCTTAAAGCCAATATATTCAACACTGAAATCCTGCTTAATTTACAACCAAAACACATGCGGAAATTGTGGCGTTCAGTCACTGGCGAGCGCCTATGGTATGCCCTTCATGGCTATGAGATAGAAGCCGGTGAATCTGAGCGCGGTATGTTTGGTCATGGCCGTGTTTTGCCACCCGATAGCCGATCGCTACCAAAAGCACATGCAATTGCACGATTGCTAATTACAAAAGCTGCAAGGCGATTGCGGCGTGAAAATTTTTATTGTGCGGGCATATATTTATCGCTTTCAATCCAAAATGATTATTGGTCACATTATTCTAGACTGCCAGTTGTCAATGACGATCAAGCTATCTTATCTGGGCTTGGCGATTTGTGGCGGATTGCCGAAAACCAATTATCAAAAAATGAAAAGATATTCAAAGTCTCAGTTAGTTTGTGCAATCTATCAAAAGCGGACCAACGCCAGCTAGATATGTTGTTGGATGACGATTCAAAACGCAAAAAGTGGGAAGCAGTGAATGAAGCGGTGGATAGTTTAAATAGTAAATATTCAGGAACGATCATTAGCTTG comes from Bartonella sp. HY038 and encodes:
- a CDS encoding type VI secretion protein ImpB, whose translation is MRKPTEIERLYLDFDGFFASVEQQADKNLRGKPVGIVPFEGTDRTSIIACSREAKLSGVKNVMGIKEARAICPDLVIVPQKPDLYRRAHNAIINTIETIIPIDAVKSIDELTCKIEPKYRSTPEALAHNIKSKLYNDIGQFITCSIGMAANRQLAKIACKAGKKNDGQQYGDGLAVWHPQIMPEPLLKIPMEDIPGIGNRMKFRLLKANIFNTEILLNLQPKHMRKLWRSVTGERLWYALHGYEIEAGESERGMFGHGRVLPPDSRSLPKAHAIARLLITKAARRLRRENFYCAGIYLSLSIQNDYWSHYSRLPVVNDDQAILSGLGDLWRIAENQLSKNEKIFKVSVSLCNLSKADQRQLDMLLDDDSKRKKWEAVNEAVDSLNSKYSGTIISLGDWKPPKGGHTGGKISYTRIPTAEDFW